The segment CCCTATTGGGGTTAACGAAACTCAAGCCCGCTTTGTGGATTTATTCCTTATTTGGTGTGTGCTTGCAGATGCCCCGGAAATGAATGTTCAAGAGCTGGATTGCTGCCGAAAAAACTGGAACCGCGTGATCCTTGAAGGTCGTAAACCGGAGCAGGTGATCGGCTTTGGCTGTGGTAGCGAGCTCAAACCATTGGTTGAAGTGGGACAAACGCTGTTTAAAGATCTGATCCGTGTGGCTGAAGTTTTGGATACCTGCTGTGATGCAAAATACAAAGATGTGTGTCATCAGTTTGTCGCCATGTTTGAAGATCCAAACTTGACCTATTCAGCGCTGGTGATGGACGAAATGCTGGAAAAAGGTATCGGTGGCTATGGATTAGAATTAGCTGAAAAATACTATCAGCAGTTAATTAATGAACCTTATGAAGTGATCACTGAAGAACAGTTTGAACAAGCACGTTTGGCTTCAATTGAGAAGCAGAAGCGAATGGAGCAAGATCAGAGCGAAAGCTTTGAAGAGTATCTTAAAATCCACGCAGGACGCTAAAAGAAAATGGCCACAACGAGGTGGCCAAATAAAAAATCTTTTAAAGAATTAGGGATGATAACAATTTGCGCGTCTTTCACATATTAAGACTCTGCATTTTTGGATTAGTTTCATTTTTTTAAAATTATTTTTTTGGAGGTCATGAAATGCCGTTATTAGACAGTTTTACTGTGGATCATACGCGTATGGCTGCTCCTGCTGTTCGTGTAGCGAAAACGATGACAACGCCTCATGGAGACACTATCACAGTATTCGATTTACGCTTTACAGTTCCAAATAAAGAAGCAATGACAGAAAAAGGAACGCATACCCTAGAGCACCTTTTTGCTGGCTTCATGCGAGATCACCTTAATGGTAACGGTGTTGAAATCATCGATATTTCGCCAATGGGATGCCGTACAGGCTTCTATATGAGCTTGATTGGTCAACCGGATGAGCAACGTGTTGCAAAAGCCTGGAAGGCCGCTATGCAGGATGTGCTGCATGTGCAAGACCAAAATAAGATCCCAGAGCTTAATGTGTACCAATGTGGTACTTACATGATGCACTCGCTTGAAGAAGCTCAACAAATTGCTCGAAGTGTGCTTGCGAAGGATATTCTCGTTAATAAAAACGATGAACTTGCATTGCCAGAAGAAAAGCTTGCCCAGCTTCATGTTTAGTTGTTGAAAAAAAAACAGACTAAAAAGCCTTAAAATCACCGACCAATTGATCAGGTTTTTAAGGCTTTTTTCTTTGAAATGAATAATTAAAATTCAGGGACTTGTGAGTCAAAACCGAGTGGGGTGATTTTTACCTGCTTGATAATATTATCGTTGATTACTAAAACTTCGATAACATAGTGGCCAATAACAATTTGTTCTTCAGGCTGTGGAATATCACCTAATACCTCTAAAACCATCCCATTAACGGTTCTAGGGCCATCAATAGGGAGGTTCCAATCAAATGCTTTATTTAGGTCACGAATGTTTGCTGTTCCATCCACAAGGACGCTGCCGTCGCTCTGAGGCATGACTTCTTCAGCTAGAGAAGGCGACATTGATGTTGTGAAATCACCGACAATTTCTTCCAAAATATCTTCTACGGTGATCAAACCTTGGATCTCGCCATATTCATCAACGATAATGCCAAACTTCTCTTTTTTATGCTGGAAATTAACCAACTGAACGTTGAGAGGTGTGCTATTGGGAATGAAATAGATACTATCGGCGGCTTTGATCAAATTCTGCTTGTTGAATTCGCGCTTTTCTACCATCAATCGATAAGCTTCTCGCACTCGCAAAATACCAATCAAATCATCAAGAGAGTCACGATACAGAACAATGCGCCCATGAGGGGAGTGCGTGAGCTGCCTAACAATCGATTTCCAATCATCATTAATATCGATACCGACAATTTCATTACGTGGCAGCATAATATCGCCAACGGTCACTTTGTCTAAATCAAGAATTGAAATCAGCATGTCTTGATTGCGGCGGCTGAGCTTGTTTTTGGACTCATGAACAATAGTGCGTAACTCTTCTTTGTTGACCGCATCATTACGAGTGTTTGAGACTTTTATTCCACAGCAGCGCATAAAAAGGGCGGAAATAGTATTAAACGCCCACACGACAGGTAACATGATTTTTTGCAGTGGCGTAAGAATAAAGCTACTAGGGAAGGCAATACGCTCTGGATACAGTGCCGCGATGGTTTTTGGCATCACTTCTGCAAATAACAAAATAACAAATGTGAGCACACCAGTTGCAATGGCGACACCCATATTGCCATATAAGCGGATCCCGATAATGGTCGCGAGAGCAGAAGCAACAATGTTGATTAGATTGTTACCAATCAATACTAAGCCCAGTAAGCGGTCGGGGTGGCGTAGTAGTTTTTCAACGCGGATAGCGGAGCGATTACCTTGTTTCGCTAAATGTTTTAACCGATAACGGTTCAACGTCATCATACTGGTTTCTGACGCTGAAAAATAAGCGGATAAAAAAATTAAAACAATCAGTATGATGATTAGAGTACCAGTAGATACTTCATCCAAAACAAGGTTCCTTATTTATAACGGTCGTTTAAGACTAAAATGGCTCTACACCATGGTTAATTGCTGAATTAATCGATTACCAAAAAACGCTAAGGTAAGGATAAGTGAACCGCCCACATGGAAAAAGAGGACGCGTTTGCCTCGCCATCCACCATGAAAATGCCCCCACAGCAAAATAACGTAAACAAACCAAGCAATAACAGAGAGTACGGATTTGTGGATATTCTCTTTATCAAAGATGTTATCCATATAAATAAAGCCCGTGCATAGCGTTAAGGTTAAGAGAATGACGCCCACCTGAGTGACGTGAAACATTTTGCGTTCAATGACCATCATTGGCGGCATATCAGGGCTAAATTTCAGAATTTTGTTTTTAAGCTGGTAGTCAATAATGGCAACTTGAAACGCATATAACGCCGCGATAAGCAACGTAGCATAGCTTAATAAAGCTAAGCCAATATGGACAAATAATGGGGTGCTTGCCTCTAAATGAGTAATAAACTCACCAGGCATAATCGTAGATAAAATCAGGTTAATAATCGCGAAACTATACACAATAGGGGTTAAGTACCACGCACGCCCTAAATAGGAAACCACCGTCATAATCAAACACATTAAGAGACTGACAGAGGAACCTAAATTTAAGAGGGTGAGATTTTGCCCGCTGGCTTCACTAAAAATTTGTAATTTCAACGTGATTGCGTGAGTAACCATCGCCACGATAGCTAATAAAATAGCCAATCGACGATAAAGAGCTTGCTTGCGCACTTGTCCGGGAACGATCAGCAGCAGACTGACCATGTATGTACAAACTGCTATGACTGCAAATACGGGCATAGTATAGTGTCGTTATTCATTTTAAGTGGATAGTAATTAACTAGTATAACCCGTGCAAGTGTAGGCTCCAACTATTGGTATGACGTATCGCTGTATATTCTTTACTAATCGCTCATTTAGGCTGCTCACTTAGCTTAATGAAACGAAACAGCGAAACCCCATCAAGTATGATACAATCGGCGACCAACACAGCGTTGAATTGTGCCGTGGCTATCTTGAGTTTGCCCTTGAAATACAGCGCGCGAGTAACCAAATAAGGCTACATATAGGCCCATAACAGAATTGAGCTAAGACACATGTTTGATAATTTAACTGACAGACTATCGCGCACTTTGCGCAATATCAGTGGGCGTGGACGTCTGACTGATGACAATATTAAAGATACATTACGCGAAGTTCGCATGGCGTTACTGGAAGCCGACGTTGCTTTGCCAGTCGTCCGTGAATTTATTCAAAAAGTCAAAGAAAGTGCTGTTGGTCAAGACGTTAATAAAAGCCTAACACCGGGTCAAGAGTTCATTAAAATTGTTCAAAATGAACTGACCCGCGCAATGGGTGAAGAAAATCACCAACTGAATTTATCTGCTCAGCCTCCGGCTGTTGTGTTGATGGCAGGTTTGCAAGGTGCGGGTAAAACAACCAGCGTTGCAAAACTGGGTAAACTGTTAAAAGAAAAGCAAAAGAAAAAAGTTTTAGTAGTTTCTGCCGACGTTTATCGCCCTGCTGCGATCAAACAGTTAGAAACTTTAGCACAAGCGGTTGGCGTTGATTTCTTCCCATCTGAAGTCCAAGAAAAGCCAGCGGTAATTGTTCAAAAAGCCTTAAAACACGCACAATTACAATTCTACGATGTGCTGTTAGTGGATACCGCCGGTCGCTTACACGTTGATGAAGCGATGATGGAAGAGATCCAAGAAGTCCATCGTATAATCAATCCAGTTGAAACCTTGTTTGTGGTTGATGCCATGACAGGGCAAGATGCAGCTAACACAGCGAAAGCTTTTAACGAAGCATTGCCATTAACCGGGGTTGTTTTAACCAAAGTTGACGGTGACGCGCGTGGCGGTGCTGCATTATCTATCCGCTCCATTACTGGTAAGCCAATTAAATTCTTAGGGGTTGGTGAAAAAACTGATGCCCTTGAGCCTTTCCACCCTGAACGCGTGGCTTCACGTATTTTAGGCATGGGGGATGTGTTATCTCTGATTGAAGAGATTGAACACAAAGTTGACCGTGATGAAGCTGAAAAATTAGCGAAGAAGTTGAAAACTGGGGATACCTTTGATTTTAATGACTTCTTAAACCAGCTAAAACAGATGCGTAATATGGGCGGAATGACCAGCATGCTGAGTAAGATGCCGGGCATGTCCCAGTTACCAGACGCGGTTAAATCCCAAATGGATGACAAAATTACCATCCGTATGGAAGCGATGATCCAATCCATGACGCGTAAAGAACGCGAAAAACCAGAGATTATTAAAGGATCTCGCAAACGCCGTATTGCTGCGGGTTCTGGAACCACAGTACAAGAGGTTAATAAACTCTTAAAACAGTTTGATGATATGCAGCGCATGATGAAAAAGATGAAGAAAGGCGGCCTCGCCAAGATGATGCGCGGTATGAAGGGTATGATGCCTCCGGGTTTCCCGGGGCGTTAAGCAATAAAGCCTGAAACAAAAGTGTACTTTTGATTGATTTTTTCGTCAAAGTGAGTAAACTTTTCGGGCTTTTTATATAACAGCCGGACTCTATCCCTCGATGGAGTCTGGTTGTTTTGTTAACTAATGAGGATGTTATGGTAACAATTCGTTTATCTCGTGGCGGCGCTAAAAAACGTCCGTTCTACCAAATCGTTGTAACCGATAGCCGCAATGCGCGTGACGGTCGTTTCATTGAGCGTATCGGTTTCTTCAACCCGATCGCTGCAGGTCAAGCAGAAGAACTGCGTTTAGACCTGGACCGTATTGAGCATTGGGTTGGCTTAGGCGCAACTGTTTCTGACCGTGTTGCACAACTGGTCAAACAAGCTAAAAAAGTAGCTTAATCTGTCACGGTGGTAACAATGAGCAAGCAAACTAAACTACTGCCTCCTGCAAACCCAATTGTATTGGGCAAATTAGGCGCGGCATACGGTATTCGTGGTTGGCTCAAAGTTTTTTCCTCCACCGAACATGCTGAAAGTATTTTTGATTATCAACCTTGGTTTATCCAACGCTCTGGTCAATGGCAACATATTGAAATAGAAGATTGGAAACATCATAACAAAGATATCATCGTCAAGCTCAAAGGGGTCGAAGACCGCGATGCAGCTGCTCTATTGACCAATTTTGAAATTGCGGTTGATTCAACCCAACTTCCTGATTTGGACAACGATGAATACTACTGGAAAGACCTTATGGGCTGCCATGTAGTGACGTCTGAGGGTTACGACCTTGGTACTGTGATTGATATGATGGAAACGGGATCGAATGACGTTCTCGTGATCAAGGCAAATTTAAAAGATGCATTTGGCATCAAGGAGCGGTTGGTTCCGTTTCTTGATGGGCAGGTTATCAAGAAAGTCGATCTCTCCACCAAAATTATTGAAGTGGAGTGGGATCCTGGTTTTTAAATCTCCGGTTTACCGGTTTTTATGAGTGGGATAAATCATGTGGATTGGGGTAATTAGCCTGTTTCCCGAAATGTTCCGCGCAATAACCGAGTACGGGGTAACTGGTCGGGCAGTGAAAAATAGCCTGCTAACGGTTGAGTGTTGGAATCCGAGAGATTTTACTCACGATAGACACAAAACCGTTGATGATCGCCCCTATGGTGGTGGTCCAGGCATGCTGATGATGGTGCAACCGTTAAAAGATGCAATCCACGCAGCAAAAGCTGAGGCCGGTGATGGTGCAAAAGTGATTTATCTTTCACCTCAAGGTCGCAAACTCGGTCAAGACGGAGTTTGTGAACTGGCAACAAACGAGAAGATAATTCTTGTTTGTGGTCGTTATGAAGGTATTGATGAGCGGATCATTCAAACCGAAATTGATGAAGAATGGTCAATCGGTGATTACGTTCTCAGTGGTGGGGAGCTCCCTGCTATGGTGTTGATAGACTCAGTCTCTCGGTTTATTCCTGGAGTACTAGGTCATCAAGCTTCAGCTCAAGAAGATTCTTTTGCGGATGGCTTGTTAGATTGTCCTCACTATACTCGACCAGAGGTGTTAGACGGCATGCAAGTTCCTGACATACTACTTTCAGGAAACCATGCCAAGATCGATAGCTGGCGCATGAAGCAGTCACTCGGTCGTACCTGGCTTAGAAGACCTGAGCTTCTAGAAAGCCTAGCTCTGACTGACGAGCAGAGGATGTTGCTAGCTGAATTCCAACGGGAATATCAGGCTGAGCAACCAGTGAATCCAGACAATTAATTGTCTAAACATATCAGTTTACCTAGGGTAAGAGAGTTATTATGAGCAACATTATTAAACAACTTGAACAAGAGCAGATGAAGCAGGACGTACCTTCATTCCGTCCGGGTGACACCGTGGAAGTTAAGGTATGGGTCGTAGAAGGCTCTAAAAAACGTCTGCAGGCATTTGAGGGCGTGGTTATCGCTATCCGTAGCCGCGGTCTGCATTCTGCATTCACTGTTCGTAAAATTTCTAACGGCGAAGGTGTTGAGCGTGTATTCCAAACTCACTCTCCAGTCGTAGATAGCATTGCTGTTAAACGCCGTGGTGCTGTTCGCAGAGCTAAACTGTACTACCTGCGTGAGCGTTCTGGTAAGGCAGCTCGTATCAAAGAGCGTCTGAACGCCAAGTAATACGCTTTCGCTACATCCGAAAGTTAAAGGGCCCGCATTTGCGGGCCTTTTTTATATTCGTCATATTTCGCGCTGTGGCGGTGTTGGCTTCATTCAGCCACACAGGTCACATACTTATGTATGCTCCCCGCGCTGTCTTCATTTTGCCGCCTAGCCACAACTCGAACTATTTAGAATATACCGCTCAACAAACCCCATTTCGTAAACTTATCTTTACTATTTTTGTTTTTGCTTTGCTTTTTAATATGAACTTATTCTCTTTTTATTCTTAAATATCATTTAAATTCAATATTATAAATTTGTGTAATTTTTCATATACACTTAATTGAATTATTTTACGGTTTTGGATTGAAATCTTTACGATGCATGATATGTTATCTCTCACGCACCAAACACAAGATCGATAAATAACATCACTAATAAATAATAAGCTAAATAGGTAATCAAATGATCATGCAAAAAGATGTACTCAATAACGTAAATATTCAAGACGAGCAGGTTCTTATCACCCCTGAAAGTCTGAAACAAAAATACCCATTGAGTCACAGCAACCTGCATGCCATTGCGACATCGCGTAAAGTGATTGCTGATATTATTCATCAGCGTGATCCGCGCTTACTCGTGGTATGTGGTCCTTGTTCAATCCATGATGTAGATGCTGCCATCGAATACGGTGAGCGTTTACAGAAACTTGCCGCTGAGTTAAGTGATAGCTTATATATTGTGATGCGTGTGTACTTTGAAAAACCACGTACAACCGTGGGTTGGAAAGGCTTAATTAGCGATCCATTTATGGATGGCAGCTTTGAAATGGAAAAAGGGCTACACATTGCCCGCGATTTATTGACCAACTTAGTGAATATGGGATTACCACTGGCGACAGAAGCGTTAGATCCTAATAACCCACAATACTTAGGTGACTTATTCAGTTGGTCAGCCATCGGAGCGAGAACCACGGAATCCCAAACTCACCGTGAAATGGCATCCGG is part of the Providencia zhijiangensis genome and harbors:
- the rpsP gene encoding 30S ribosomal protein S16; translated protein: MVTIRLSRGGAKKRPFYQIVVTDSRNARDGRFIERIGFFNPIAAGQAEELRLDLDRIEHWVGLGATVSDRVAQLVKQAKKVA
- the trmD gene encoding tRNA (guanosine(37)-N1)-methyltransferase TrmD encodes the protein MWIGVISLFPEMFRAITEYGVTGRAVKNSLLTVECWNPRDFTHDRHKTVDDRPYGGGPGMLMMVQPLKDAIHAAKAEAGDGAKVIYLSPQGRKLGQDGVCELATNEKIILVCGRYEGIDERIIQTEIDEEWSIGDYVLSGGELPAMVLIDSVSRFIPGVLGHQASAQEDSFADGLLDCPHYTRPEVLDGMQVPDILLSGNHAKIDSWRMKQSLGRTWLRRPELLESLALTDEQRMLLAEFQREYQAEQPVNPDN
- the luxS gene encoding S-ribosylhomocysteine lyase; amino-acid sequence: MPLLDSFTVDHTRMAAPAVRVAKTMTTPHGDTITVFDLRFTVPNKEAMTEKGTHTLEHLFAGFMRDHLNGNGVEIIDISPMGCRTGFYMSLIGQPDEQRVAKAWKAAMQDVLHVQDQNKIPELNVYQCGTYMMHSLEEAQQIARSVLAKDILVNKNDELALPEEKLAQLHV
- a CDS encoding cytochrome C assembly family protein, translating into MPVFAVIAVCTYMVSLLLIVPGQVRKQALYRRLAILLAIVAMVTHAITLKLQIFSEASGQNLTLLNLGSSVSLLMCLIMTVVSYLGRAWYLTPIVYSFAIINLILSTIMPGEFITHLEASTPLFVHIGLALLSYATLLIAALYAFQVAIIDYQLKNKILKFSPDMPPMMVIERKMFHVTQVGVILLTLTLCTGFIYMDNIFDKENIHKSVLSVIAWFVYVILLWGHFHGGWRGKRVLFFHVGGSLILTLAFFGNRLIQQLTMV
- a CDS encoding CNNM domain-containing protein, with product MDEVSTGTLIIILIVLIFLSAYFSASETSMMTLNRYRLKHLAKQGNRSAIRVEKLLRHPDRLLGLVLIGNNLINIVASALATIIGIRLYGNMGVAIATGVLTFVILLFAEVMPKTIAALYPERIAFPSSFILTPLQKIMLPVVWAFNTISALFMRCCGIKVSNTRNDAVNKEELRTIVHESKNKLSRRNQDMLISILDLDKVTVGDIMLPRNEIVGIDINDDWKSIVRQLTHSPHGRIVLYRDSLDDLIGILRVREAYRLMVEKREFNKQNLIKAADSIYFIPNSTPLNVQLVNFQHKKEKFGIIVDEYGEIQGLITVEDILEEIVGDFTTSMSPSLAEEVMPQSDGSVLVDGTANIRDLNKAFDWNLPIDGPRTVNGMVLEVLGDIPQPEEQIVIGHYVIEVLVINDNIIKQVKITPLGFDSQVPEF
- the ffh gene encoding signal recognition particle protein; this encodes MFDNLTDRLSRTLRNISGRGRLTDDNIKDTLREVRMALLEADVALPVVREFIQKVKESAVGQDVNKSLTPGQEFIKIVQNELTRAMGEENHQLNLSAQPPAVVLMAGLQGAGKTTSVAKLGKLLKEKQKKKVLVVSADVYRPAAIKQLETLAQAVGVDFFPSEVQEKPAVIVQKALKHAQLQFYDVLLVDTAGRLHVDEAMMEEIQEVHRIINPVETLFVVDAMTGQDAANTAKAFNEALPLTGVVLTKVDGDARGGAALSIRSITGKPIKFLGVGEKTDALEPFHPERVASRILGMGDVLSLIEEIEHKVDRDEAEKLAKKLKTGDTFDFNDFLNQLKQMRNMGGMTSMLSKMPGMSQLPDAVKSQMDDKITIRMEAMIQSMTRKEREKPEIIKGSRKRRIAAGSGTTVQEVNKLLKQFDDMQRMMKKMKKGGLAKMMRGMKGMMPPGFPGR
- the rimM gene encoding ribosome maturation factor RimM (Essential for efficient processing of 16S rRNA); protein product: MSKQTKLLPPANPIVLGKLGAAYGIRGWLKVFSSTEHAESIFDYQPWFIQRSGQWQHIEIEDWKHHNKDIIVKLKGVEDRDAAALLTNFEIAVDSTQLPDLDNDEYYWKDLMGCHVVTSEGYDLGTVIDMMETGSNDVLVIKANLKDAFGIKERLVPFLDGQVIKKVDLSTKIIEVEWDPGF
- the rplS gene encoding 50S ribosomal protein L19; the encoded protein is MSNIIKQLEQEQMKQDVPSFRPGDTVEVKVWVVEGSKKRLQAFEGVVIAIRSRGLHSAFTVRKISNGEGVERVFQTHSPVVDSIAVKRRGAVRRAKLYYLRERSGKAARIKERLNAK